The following are encoded together in the Panicum virgatum strain AP13 chromosome 6K, P.virgatum_v5, whole genome shotgun sequence genome:
- the LOC120713240 gene encoding uncharacterized protein LOC120713240, protein MENLVRLYYDWEIRLLVLLCFAIQLFLFFTGGLRRHNIKLHVRLSIWLAYLGADMVAVYALGYLSRNVDAHPLAFFWAPFLLVHLGGQDTITAFAMEDNSLWHRHLLNLGVQVFLAAYVFWKSIGRHNVGLLVSGTFVFIVGVIKYGERIWSLRCGKFGSLEESTGDQYQLPFPWLVEIFEKLSGPMEREFTMEREFTYYDTVCLGVCSMPIVFSIFVSRMGDVRFRTFIYRFPCMKQNLKLLEIGLGIMYDDLYTKALVLRKRGGVILRCMTHLCSWIAFTVFFLACDRGWYSRVDIAITYLLFVGGLFLEVCGLISLMASPWTLAWLKARRHEKLAWLSLSLFSSGLIGRWSEKRPLWSNAMGQYNLYGWIADDSEQHKPRSFSQQCMTMVIRMATLFGVEKEELFWISKLLDREHIKVDREYT, encoded by the coding sequence ATGGAGAACTTGGTCAGGCTCTATTATGACTGGGAGATTCGGCTGCTAGTGCTTCTATGTTTTGCGATACAGCTGTTCCTCTTCTTTACTGGTGGCCTACGCCGGCACAACATCAAATTGCACGTCAGGCTTTCCATTTGGCTAGCGTATTTGGGAGCAGACATGGTAGCAGTTTATGCCCTTGGCTACCTCTCAAGAAACGTGGATGCCCACCCACTGGCTTTCTTCTGGGCACccttcctcctcgtccacctcggCGGACAGGACACAATCACCGCTTTTGCCATGGAGGACAACAGCTTGTGGCACAGGCATTTGTTGAATCTTGGGGTGCAGGTTTTTCTTGCTGCATATGTTTTCTGGAAGTCAATCGGAAGGCACAATGTGGGGCTTCTTGTTTCAGGCACATTTGTGTTTATAGTGGGAGTAATCAAGTACGGAGAAAGGATATGGTCTCTCAGGTGTGGGAAGTTTGGAAGCCTTGAGGAATCCACTGGAGATCAGTATCAGTTGCCTTTTCCATGGCTGGTTGAAATCTTTGAGAAACTCTCTGGCCCTATGGAAAGAGAGTTTACTATGGAAAGAGAGTTTACTTATTACGACACTGTTTGCTTGGGTGTGTGTTCAATGCCAATAgtcttttctatttttgtttcTCGCATGGGAGACGTACGGTTCAGGACTTTTATCTATAGATTTCCTTGCATGAAGCAGAACCTCAAGCTGTTGGAGATTGGTCTTGGCATAATGTACGATGATCTCTACACCAAGGCTCTTGTGCTTAGAAAAAGGGGTGGCGTTATACTTCGTTGCATGACTCATTTATGTTCATGGATTGCATTTACAGTGTTCTTCCTTGCATGCGACAGAGGCTGGTACAGCAGAGTTGACATAGCAATCACCTACTTATTATTTGTCGGAGGGCTTTTCCTGGAAGTTTGTGGGTTGATTAGTCTCATGGCGTCACCATGGACCTTGGCATGGTTGAAGGCTCGTAGGCATGAGAAGCTTGCCTGGCTTTCTTTGTCTCTTTTTTCCAGTGGCCTCATTGGGCGGTGGTCAGAGAAAAGGCCACTGTGGTCCAATGCAATGGGACAGTACAACTTGTATGGTTGGATTGCGGACGACAGTGAGCAACACAAACCAAGGTCATTTAGTCAACAATGCATGACCATGGTCATAAGGATGGCCACATTATTTGGCGTTGAAAAGGAAGAATTGTTCTGGATCAGCAAGCTGTTGGACCGAGAGCACATCAAGGTGGATAGAGAGTACACCTGA
- the LOC120713241 gene encoding glycine-rich cell wall structural protein 1.8-like, translating into MGEGGRHSPGARATVDGHPSVDGGGHTGGGSGDQTGSDGGDHTGVEGGHATGARGAVGGHTGVGGDHGSGVTEFTCGGFVVGLTSRHTMTDGLGAGQFRAGRPADGRPGGRPPR; encoded by the exons ATGGGGGAAGGCGGCAGGCACTCACCCGGCGCAAGGGCCACCGTCGACGGCCACCCGAGTGTGGATGGTGGCGGGCAcacgggcggcggcagcggtgaCCAGACGGGCAGTGACGGCGGCGACCATACGGGTGTCGAGGGCGGCCACGCGACCGGTGCCAGGGGCGCCGTCGGCGGCCACACCGGCGTGGGTGGCGACCATGGAAGTGGA GTCACCGAGTTCACGTGCGGTGGCTTCGTGGTGGGGCTGACCTCCCGCCACACCATGACTGACGGCCTGGGCGCTGGGCAGTTCAGAGCCGGTCGCCCCGCTGATGGGCGGcctgggggccggccgccccgctga